The Ignavibacteria bacterium genome contains the following window.
CAAAGGAATATTTAGTCTTACTTCTTCTTCGTAATCTTCATTACAAAATACTGGGTCACACATTTCTGTATCAACCCACCCTGGTGCAACCGAATTCACAAGGATGTTATATTGGGCTAATTCGGTCGATAGTGACTTCACATAAGAAATTAACGCCCCTTTACTAGCGGCGTAATGTGAGTGAAATGCTTCCCCCCTTTGTCCAGCAGTGGAAGTAATGATAATAATTTTTCCTCCTCCGATTTTTTTCATAAATGGGATTACTTCTCTTGTGAATAACATCGATCCGGTTAAATTGATCGCAAGAGTTCGATTCCAGTTTTCGAGTGTCATTTTTTCTGCATCCCCGTATTCCCAAATACCAGCATTGCTTACAAGTATATCAATTGAAGAAAAATCAACGAAAACTTTGTCCACGGTCGATATGATGTCGGATTCACTTTCGAGTGAACATTTGTAAGCTTTAATTTTTTTTGTTTGAGATGATAAATTTGTGATCAATTCATTTGCACGGTCATCTCGAACTCTATATGTTAAAGCAACATTCGCACCTGCACGAATAAAATATTCTACGCAGGCTTTTCCAATTCCGCGAGACCCGCCTGTGATAAGTACAGTTTTCCCTTTTAAGTTTATCATAAACTCCTTTTCCTAATAATTGACTTTATATAGAAATAATCCTGAAGCCGGTGCCCATAATGGACTTTTTGTTTTTTTTTCAGAAAAAAACAAATTTTCAACCTCATCCAATGTTATTCTGCCACGACTTGTTTCAAGCATACAACCAACAATTCCACGGACCATGCCATGAATAAATCTATCGGCCTTGATAATATAAAACAAAAAATCTTTTTTGAAGAACCATCGTGAATAGCTTACTTCACATTCGGCATTGTCAATCTCATCTGTGTTTTTCGAGAAAGCATCAAAATTCTTTCTGCCGATAAAAAGTTCTTGAGTCCTCTTGAGCGAGTTGAAATCATGCTTCCCAAAGATTGTCCAAGAATAATTTTTGTAAAATATGTTTTTTCTCAATGATATTATGTAAAGATATTCTCTGCTCGTCGCAGAATATCTTGAATGGAATTCATCATCTACGAATTCTAATGATTTTACTGAGATTTCATCTGGTAAAATTGCATTGATTGACTTTTGTACACTCGAAATATCAAATTCGCTACCAACTCGAAAATTGAAAACTTGATTTAATGCATGAACACCAGCATCAGTTCTACCTGAACCAATTATTCTTGTATTTTCTCTAAATACTGTCGAAAGTGCGTCTTCTATTGTTTGTTGAATGGAATTAGAATTTGTTTGCCGCTGCCATCCGGAATAATTGGTCCCATCATACTCAACTATACCTTTGACGTTGTGCATGTCAAAATCTTGTTGTTAGATTAAGTTTATAATCGATACCGCCAAAAATATTTTTTTCAAAACCTGTCCTAAAGCTTAATCCACTTGACTCAAGACCGCGATTGTATTTATTTGTAACAATAACTGCATTGATTGCACTTACCAAATGGTTCACTACAATCATCGCAGCAGCAAATCTTACATTATTGAACGCACTTTCGCTCGATACCCACATGGAGCGGTATTTTTTCCGAGCATCATTCGAAGGCCAATTCCAATAGTGAGTGTTGAGATCGAGAACTTTATGAAATTCACGATTTAAATATTTCTCATTATTGTAATCGTTGATGTTTAAATAACTGCTGATCGTAGCAAAGTAATTTTCACTCTTGTTGGTTAAATCTATCCCTGCATGCACAGCTGCAT
Protein-coding sequences here:
- a CDS encoding SDR family oxidoreductase, giving the protein MINLKGKTVLITGGSRGIGKACVEYFIRAGANVALTYRVRDDRANELITNLSSQTKKIKAYKCSLESESDIISTVDKVFVDFSSIDILVSNAGIWEYGDAEKMTLENWNRTLAINLTGSMLFTREVIPFMKKIGGGKIIIITSTAGQRGEAFHSHYAASKGALISYVKSLSTELAQYNILVNSVAPGWVDTEMCDPVFCNEDYEEEVRLNIPLKKIAAPEDIAGPVLFLASDLANHITGEILNVNGGSVLCG
- the truA gene encoding tRNA pseudouridine(38-40) synthase TruA; translated protein: MHNVKGIVEYDGTNYSGWQRQTNSNSIQQTIEDALSTVFRENTRIIGSGRTDAGVHALNQVFNFRVGSEFDISSVQKSINAILPDEISVKSLEFVDDEFHSRYSATSREYLYIISLRKNIFYKNYSWTIFGKHDFNSLKRTQELFIGRKNFDAFSKNTDEIDNAECEVSYSRWFFKKDFLFYIIKADRFIHGMVRGIVGCMLETSRGRITLDEVENLFFSEKKTKSPLWAPASGLFLYKVNY